ctaaatcaaaatttggctaaaaagatgaagaacagaggcgTCGAGCAatattttgtgatttttggtttgtAATTCAATCCTTAACTTCAGTAGTTCATTTATAATGTAAAAATCTTTGTTTTTGAAGATGACAGATAACAAGATACAGacatgaaacaaaaaaattaaAGCTCGATCGTGATATGTAACAAACTGGGAATCTATTtgtactattttttttttatttttttataattattataaatataaatataataataaaagtactttttaatattataaaaataaaaataatataaataacaaaaataatgatttttattaatagtaatcataataaccttaatgataattataacatgtTTGTAACTTGAAAAATAACAATACATATAATTTATTTAgtaatttcagtaataataataatgatattaataatattaatattgttagaaatactaatattaatataacacatTATTCGTATTAAACTTTTAtgtctatatatatttaatattactgttactaatattattattaatattaatattaataatgaagttAAGAATCTTAATATAGCacttatattcaaatttgtaattacctttaatatattaatattacaatttattattcatacatatatatatatatatatatatatatatatatatatatatatatatatatatatatatatatatatatatatatatatatatatatatatatatatatatatatatatatatatatatatatatatatatatatattcatttacaaataatgttcgtgaatcgtcgggaatagtcgaagggtaatttgaatatatgaacatagtttcaaaattttcgagactcaacattacagactttgcttatcgtgtcggaattatataaagattaagtttaaatttggtcggaaatttccaggtcgtcacattgTGTATTGTAAAACTCGTGATTAATAAATTTTTTCTTGCTTTTCATAATAGAAAGAGTTTTAAAAGTCAAGATTATGAAGCAGTATATCATTTCTAGATAAAATGTTTATTTATTATGGAATAGCAACAATAAGGGTTCAAAATTTCAGTTATAGTAAATTTGAGGGGGTAATTATGTGCATGCTCCAGACTTTCAAACTTTCTGCACAAATCTCCTGTGTTACCGCTGAATCGAAAATCAAAAACAAACAATTGCAATTGAaattttgaaattgaaattgaaatgtcTAATAACCCTATAAACATAATCATTTCAGACGACGAAACAACCCCAATTCAATTGCAATCAAAgaagaaaaaacagaaaacaattaGTACTGTTTCAAACCCTAATTCATCAACAGTTTTCATAATCGATGACGAACCAACTCCTCATAAGTCATCATCGTCTTCAAATCTGTTCACTCCATCATCAGTTGTACCAGAAACACCTTCAGTTGTACCAGAGACTCCTATGGAAGATGAATCATCACGTGTTCAACCATTTTTGGTCAgatgcaactacaacaacaatacagTTTCTTTGATTCCTGCCCCCAATCCCACCTCTGGTATTatctaaatttaattaattaattatttttgcTTTGgattatattagtattagtataatataatgtaaTGTAATGTTTATTGGAAAATTGAGTTAATAAAAATATGATGGAGTGACAATATATACACAGCAAAACATAGtctaatgattataattataaattataataatttttagaaTTAAATTAAATATCACCTGTAAATTGGACCATGGTTCCCAAATGAAAACTCTCTACAATTTCTGTAATTATGTTAACGAATACCGAATTACGCAtgctatgtgttttttttttttttttttttggggtaagcgaggaaaccctcctataacgagcacattggctcccatagaaggtaaaacctcgagtaatcaagcccccgagcgcgagacctggtaccgggtgaattgcgcattatgcgcaccctctagtcacactcttaTCTATGTTCTTAATTACTTTAGAATCTGCTATTTCAGTATCTGCTCGTAGCTCTGTTACAGTAAGGATTAGCATCTAGAAATAAGTATGTTGACTGTTACTCCTTTAATCAGTAACGACTTTACATTTCTTTGTGCCTACTTACACAAGTCAACGGATTATTAATAGTTGCGAATAATTTATATGACAAGAGATGGTGATATGGTTTAAACAAGTGTAAGTCAGAATCGGGTAGTTTCAAATACGCGTTAAAATGGTTTTGTTTTGTCTTTTGACACGGGGCTAGTTCGGCATGACCCTTGAACATTTAATGTGCCTTTTTTTATTTTAATTCATGGAATGATTAGTAATTTATTAATTCGGTACAATTATGAAAATCATAACTTTGAAGGACTGATATGTTTGTTGTTTGTTAGAAAATTATGTAAGAGGGTGTTAGCATTGAGTACAATATGGGTCAGATTTGACGTGTTAGACCCATTTAAAATGTTTTACCTTTATTAAAAAAAGTAATAAATGTTTTGAAAATATTTGACCTGCTTGGTAAAATATAGCTTGAATCAACACACTTGTAGGTATGATGCTTTAAAACAAATGCTGCATATACATACAAGTGCAAACATACATTATGTGTTGATAGAACATCTTGATTTATGTATATTCTCTTTTGAACTTTGTTCGATTGTAAAAAGTATATTTAATTGTTCTTTATGACTCACAAGCCAAGTTTTTGTTAGTTAGAAGTTCTACTGTTGTGTCATCAATATTACTAAGATGTTTCTTTACAGGATTGATTTGTTTGGAATCGGATGAGGAACCCGAAGGGTCTGGAAGCTTTTCTAGGAGACTAAACGAGACTAACTCAGTTACTCTAGAAGTGGATAACGATTTTGAAGTGCGTTCTACATGTTCAGAACCTCCAATATTACAAGGTTTATGATTTGAAAATCTTCATATGTGGTGTGTGCTTGAGTCACTGAAAAGAAAGGGTTATAAAGTTTTTATCTCACACTGGCTAAAACATATACCTCTTCTGCTATTTGTTGAATCCGCAATTTTAGTTTTACTTTTGGAACTTCTATTAATCATCTATACATTCTAATACGAGATATGTATGTGCAGACAATTCTTATTTCCCTTCTATTGTACAAGTTGATCTTCCGCAGGTTCTTTCACGCTTAACCTTCTTACTTATgcattttgttttttttattattattttatatttatatataattaataattatgtatgtGCATGCATTCATGTGAAAGCTTGATGTGTTTTTCAGGTTTCAGATCACTCTGAAGATGATATTCTGCATTTGACAACTAAAAATATGCAGGTTCAGGGTCATTCTGAAGATGATATTTGGAATTTGACAAGTAAAATTCAGGTTTCTGATCATTCTGAAGAAGACGATATTCTGCCTCTGACAAGTAAAAACGTTCAAACGAAAGGTAAAAACAAGGGTACTCCAAAAAAGAAAAATAGTGCTCCTGAGAAAACGGAAAAGGTGAGAAAAAGTAAGGAAGAGAAAGCTCGTTTGATGAACGAGAAGAAACAACAAAAGGAGGTATCTGTTTTAGCTAACAAATGGTCCTAACTTGGATTTAACTTGGTATAAATGTATTAacttactgatatatatatatgtaccttTTAAAGCAAGAAAAGTTGGATAAAATAGCTCTAAAGGCACAAGCTGCTGAATCGAAGAAGATGCAGAAAGAAATTGAAAGATGGGAGAAAGGAAAGTTTGCTCAACAATCGATTGTGGCTAAAATCGACACTAAAGTAGTAGAACAGGGATCAATTGGAGGTAAGATTGAATGTCATTTTTGTGAATCTTTTTTCAATGTTGCAGAACGCGGAATTAATCGGTCAAAACCGGTCAAGGTCAAACTTGGTCGACATCTGAGTCCTccccgagtagcgatttttgcaaccttgctttTTGTATGTTTATCTATTTGTGAATCTAACATGTGAGCATCATGTGCCTTATCCCTTAGTTTAGGACAGTTGCTTACAAGGTTGGCTGAAAAAGGTATCACCTTTCAAATTACCTCAAATCCTGTTGAAAGGTCAATCATTTGGACCATGTCCGTTCCCGAAAATATTGCTGAGGTAAATTTTGTTTCGGGTCATATTAGTTAGTTGTGTGTTGAGATTAGTAATTAGTTGATGATGAACTAATTGAGCTGTTAGCATTTCACACTGAAATTAACAGTTTTCTATATGCTGTAGGCCTTGACTCGTGGGACCGTCATCCCATACGTATTGCTTGTGTTTGAGGCAGACGAATTTTGCCGCCTTGTTGCAGATGAATCTCTTGTTGATCATGTCTCTCGTGTTCAATCCATCTATCCATCTTATACACTTTGTTACCTCACAAATAGGCTTATGGCCCACATCAACAAAAAGTGAGCTTTATCCATTCTTCTTCTGTAGGACATTTAGCAGACCGATTTAGCATATTTTTGTGAAATTCAGGTTATTTTTTTATTGTTAATAAGTCAAATTAGGTTACTAATGGGCAGTTGGGCGGATAAAATGTCGAAAGGGTAACAGGTCAAATTGGTTCAAGTTGCGTTCTTGTCTTTCCTTTGACCTTTCTAAATAATTAACATGTCAAGTATGATAAATTTTTTTTTGATTTATTGATGTTTTTTTCTAATCTCGTATTGTACTGGATAGGGAACAAGAACATTACAAACATCCTGGCAATCATAGTGGGTGGACTCGTCCACCTGTGGAACAGGTTAATCTTCAAcgtttctttcttctttttttttaatgataaagatCAAGATTTCAGATATAAGACAGTTTTATTTTACTATTTACAGATGCTTTCAAGATTATGTACACATTTTGTTGGGGTACATTCAAGATTATGTACGGATGAAGCTGAATTAGCAGAACATGTTGTAGGTCTGACGTGCAGCCTAGCCTCTTGCCAATTTAGGTACTCAATatatcttcttcttttttttttttttttttcaattgtcGTATTAGGGGGTGTTTGCATATGTTTTTAACTGTTGACAGTGATTATGATACTTGATATTGTATTGTTCAGTTTTTGAGTATCTAATGATGTTGGATTTGTAATACGTTTCTTTTTGTTTCTTTAGTCGCTCTCAGTTGCATCAATTTCTATAGTATTTATTTAGATATTTATGTACTGGAAAGTTATTTCATTTGATTTTGATAAACCTGATAATAATTATGAAAATTTCAGAAAGAAGCTTACTTGTCTATCTGTCAACGCTAACGGTTCCCTTATCCCCAAAGATACTACTGACCGAGCTCTTATAAAAAGGAGCACTTGGTAAGAAATTTCGTAAATTCCAAATTTCGATTTGCTTAGATTTTACTTTTTTCCGTAAAATATAAATCATAACAAATTGTTCTTTATGCACAACTACAACCAACTAGCAAACAAGAGCCCTCTCTCTATATATTTCTTGTGTATAGATGGATCGAGTTGCTAGCAATATGAATTTTTTCTGGACTATTTTTCTTCTAGGTTAAAAGCATTAATTGCCATCCCAAAGGTGCAACCTCGATTTGCTGTAGCGATATGGAAGACATATCCAACAATGAAGTCTCTTTTGAGTGTCTACATGGATCCAACCAAATCGGTAAGCGTTAAGTTTCTTTTCACCACGGTGTCATAGTGGTAAGGCCTCTCGCTATCCTCACAAGTGGTCTCATGTTGCATAGAGGTGTGCAGGTACAAAACCTGACTAAACTAGTTTGGTTCAGTTATGTCCCGAGTTCCAATATGTAGGCATGTAGCATAAGGTCGGACCAAattttttttccggtttggtttggTTTTTTTTGTAATTATTTTTGGGTTAATCTGACAAAATGTGGACCAATGACTGGACCCGAAATAGCTCGGTTCGGTTCAGGATTGATTTGGTTCCCGCTGATTATCGGTTCGGTTCCTCGGTTTTTCCTGTGATATGCACACCCCTAGGTAAACATCTTGTTGGTGGTGGCTAGGGTCGGAAACATCATGGAATACGATAGTTACGCTGCGTACATCCGAGTTAAAAAGACTCGCCCTCTTCGGAATAGCTTATGATGACTATCTATTTGAGTCAATCATTTCGTAAATCTGATTGACTAAATATCACAGTTACACTGCATACATTATTCATTGTAAAGAGCGTTTGACTTTCATTGTTTCCAAACTATAATGTTTTGTGTAATGCGAACAGTGGCGAATCCATGATCAAAACTCAATGGGGTCCTAGAATTATTTTCTCAAATAATTATGGTTAAGTGGTTTTGTTTACCTCCAAAAAAAACTCTAAATCCTAAATTTAAATGGGGTCCCGTAGTAAAATTTAGTGTTGTCCTATAATTAAAAAAACATCCCATACCGACATTCTTGCTATCCTTAAAAGCCGTTCCCTCTTCTTCTCCACCTACATCACCGTCATTCCCTCCCCTTCTCCACCTACATCACCGATTAAAAACAAAGCaagaaattagggtttacacctgcCTACCTTCACCATCTCCATCGCTTCTCATCCCTGCCTTCGTAACTCCTCGATTTGGGAGACGGACTAGGGCTTAATCACCTGATTTTATCCCTGTATATACGTTAGATAATTGTTCGATTATAGGAAAATGGCATCACTATTATCTGTTCTTTAAAAGTACATCGTTAAAAACTTTCCAGACTAGTGGGGTTACGGGACCCCACTGGTTAGAGTGTAGACTCGCCACCGAATGCGAACTAATTTGGTTTTGCTTAAACACGTGTATGCAGGAACGTGAAAAAGAATTTTTGCTTGCGAATTTGATAACGGAGGGGGTGGTTGGAGATAACAGAAGGTTAGGAGATATGTGTTCCAAAAGAGTGTACCGGATATTAATGGCACAAAGCGGAAACACTAAAACAGACGACGTTGAGAATGGTGCTGATTTCTTTCGCTGACAATCGTTACGATATCTTATGTTTTAATCAAGTGTATGTAGCAGTAACTAGTACACTAGGGCTCTAGGAGTAATCTTTACTTGTGCCGAGGCTGCTGTTTCAAGCTATCGTTATTTGCTTGCGATGGCTGTTAACAGCGGACGAGTTAAAACGCGTCCTGGATTGAAACACCTCAAGGTCTTGACTTGTGAAGCATAAGTAGGGACGTGCATCTTTGCATTGCAATTACATTTAAGAATATATACAGTAATCATTTTCTTTCAATAAGCACTTACCTGTAACTTTATAGTCAACTATCAACTTTTTTTTTTCCCGGCGAAAGGAGAATAACATTTCATTTGGTCCTTCATCAATGCAATGAAAGGAACCATAAAGTTACAAGAACAAAAGATGACATTCGGCTAAGGAACTAACAATATTACAACTATAATTTAAGCTGAATGACATACAAGACCGCGATTGATATCTCAAACATAAGATTGATGACTAAAACATAACTTAAAATTTGTTGCCCATAAAAACACCTTGAACTTTATTTGACGAACGATAGAAGCCCATCAAGTGTAGTTTTCGTTGAAAATGAAGTCGTTTCTTGCAAACCAAATAGCCCAAAGAGTAGCTGGCCCGATCAATCTCCAAAACTTTTTGTCTCCAATTCCCATGCCATGATACCAATCGGCCGAGAAGTTCAAGATAGAGTCCGGAATAACCTATCTAATATTCCACCATTGGAATAGAGCTGACCAAATATTGAAGGACCAAGGTCAACTATCAACTACCCATATTATATGACTTTCAACTTCTTTTCAATTTTCATTATTAAAGCATACTGTTTAATTTAATAATCTCATTCAATATATGTCCAAATCAATTTAAGTTTGATTTTATTGAAAACAAATCAAATTGATCAAAAACAAGGGTTAAAGTAAATGATTTATAGGTTGTATTATCAATTATAGTATTACTTTTATTTTTTGGCTATCAATAAAAAAAGGCAAGCTTTATTTGATTTTATATTCTCTTTTGGTTACCAAAAAAGCGAGATTAAGTTGTTTTCAGAATAGTGATCCATCTTTATTGAATTGGGTTTTATTTCTTTTAATCAAAATCACCTTTTTAAAGGGTTATTGTTCCCTAACAAAGGGTTGATT
This genomic window from Rutidosis leptorrhynchoides isolate AG116_Rl617_1_P2 chromosome 2, CSIRO_AGI_Rlap_v1, whole genome shotgun sequence contains:
- the LOC139893046 gene encoding crossover junction endonuclease EME1 gives rise to the protein MSNNPINIIISDDETTPIQLQSKKKKQKTISTVSNPNSSTVFIIDDEPTPHKSSSSSNLFTPSSVVPETPSVVPETPMEDESSRVQPFLVRCNYNNNTVSLIPAPNPTSGLICLESDEEPEGSGSFSRRLNETNSVTLEVDNDFEVRSTCSEPPILQDNSYFPSIVQVDLPQVSDHSEDDILHLTTKNMQVQGHSEDDIWNLTSKIQVSDHSEEDDILPLTSKNVQTKGKNKGTPKKKNSAPEKTEKVRKSKEEKARLMNEKKQQKEQEKLDKIALKAQAAESKKMQKEIERWEKGKFAQQSIVAKIDTKVVEQGSIGGQLLTRLAEKGITFQITSNPVERSIIWTMSVPENIAEALTRGTVIPYVLLVFEADEFCRLVADESLVDHVSRVQSIYPSYTLCYLTNRLMAHINKKEQEHYKHPGNHSGWTRPPVEQMLSRLCTHFVGVHSRLCTDEAELAEHVVGLTCSLASCQFRKKLTCLSVNANGSLIPKDTTDRALIKRSTWLKALIAIPKVQPRFAVAIWKTYPTMKSLLSVYMDPTKSEREKEFLLANLITEGVVGDNRRLGDMCSKRVYRILMAQSGNTKTDDVENGADFFR